tatttatttatttatttatttatttatttatttatttatttatttatttatttatttatttatttatttatttatttatttatttatttatttatttatttatttatttatttatttatttatttatttatttatttatttatttatttatttatttatttatttatttatttatttatttatttatttatttatttatttatttatttatttatttatttatttatttatggccgcatCGGGTCTGCGTTactacgcacgggctttctctagttgcagcgagcgggggctactctttgttgcggtgtggtggcttctcttgttacggagcatgagctctaggcacacgggcttcagtagttgtggcacgcgggctcagttgctccacggcatgtgggatcctcccggaccaggactcgaacccatgtcccctgcattggcaggcggattcttaaccactgtgccaccagggaagccccttggctcatctaccttttaaaaaagggAATTAGTGGCCAACGTTGAAAAACCGGGGACTTTTTCATAAAAGTCCATTTCCAGGTTTTGTTTAGCAACCTGAAGATCCGGGCAGGCCAGGGCCATGCTCGCTCTGGCAGTAGTTTGCTTGCCCTGAGTGTCCCCCGTCCTCACCCCACACCTCTGCAGGGCTGGGGTGCTCTCCAGTCAACcacggcccccccgccccccgaccaCCACCTTATCCCTTGCATTTGTCATCATGCTCTTGCTGGTGTTAGACTAACAGTCGATTTAAGAGAAAACTGAACTGTTTCTTGTCTCCATGTTTCTATcaaaagtgggaaaaagaaagatagacCAAGAGGGCCGTGTATTTCAAGAAAAGTGGGAGAGAGCGTATTTCTTCGTGGAGGTGCAGAATATCCCTACGTGTTTAATATGCAAACAGAGCATGTCCGTGTCCAAAGAATACAACCTGAGACGCCATTATCAAACCAACCACAGCAGGCACTATGACCAGTACACAGAGAAGATGCGCGACGAGAAGCTCCAGGAGCTGAAGAAAGGGCTCAGAAAGTATCTCTTAGGGTCATCAGACACCGTGTGTCCCGAGCAAAAACGAGTGTTTGCAAATGTGAGTCCAAGGGAAAACCCTGCCGTCCAGCCCATAGAAGACGTGGCTGGGAACTTATGGGAGAAATTACGTGAAAAACTCAGATCGTTTGTGGCCTATTCTATTGCCATCGACGAGATCACAGATATAAATAACACCACCCAGTTGGCCATATTCATCCGGGGCGTTGATGAGAATTTTGATGTATCGGAAGAACTTTTGGATACGGTGCCCATGACGGGGACAAAATCTGGAAATGAGATCTTTTTGCGTGTTGAGAAAAGTCTTAAAAAGTTTAATATCGACTGGTCGAAATTAGTAAGTGTGGCCTCAACTGGCACTCCTGCGATGGTAGATGCCAACAACGGGCTGGTCACAAAACTCAAGTCCAAGGTGGCGATGGCTTGCAAGGGCTCAGATCTGAAGTCCGTTTGTTGCATTATTCACCCGGAATCGCTCTGTGCTCAAAAGTTAAAGATGGACCACATCATGAGCGTGGTAGTTAATGCCGTGAACTGGATCTGCTCCCGCGGACTGAACCACAGCGAGTTCACGACTTTGCTCTATGAGCTGGACAGCCAATACGGCAGCCTTCTGTACTACACGGAGATTAAGTGGCTCAGCCGCGGGCTGGTGCTGAAGAGGTTCTTTGAATCGTTGGAAGAAATTGACTCCTTCATGTCTTCCAGAGGCAAGCCCCTGCCTCAGCTGAGCTCTCAAGATTGGATCAAAGACTTGGCCTTCTTGGTGGACATGACTATGCATCTGAACACGTTGAACATCTCTCTCCAAGGGCATTCCCAAATCGTGACACAGATGTACGACTTGATTCGGGCGTTCTTGGCTAAACTGTGCCTCTGGGAGACTCACTTGGCCAGGAATAACCTGGCCCACTTTCCCACCCTGAAATCGGTTTCCAGAAACGAAAGCGATGGGCTGAGCTACATTCCCAAAATCGTGGAGCTGAAGACGGAATTCCAGAAAAGGCTGTCCGATTTCAAACTCTACGAAAGCGAACTGACCCTGTTCAGCTCCCCTTTCTCCGTGAAGATCGAGAGCGTGCAGGAAGCGCTCCAGATGGAGGTGATTGATCTGCAGTGCAACACGGTCCTGAAAACCAAATACGACAAGGTTGGAATACCAGAATTCTATAAATACCTCTGGAGCAGCTATCCCAAGTACAAAACCCACTGTGCCAAGATCCTCTCCATGTTCGGGAGTACCTACATTTGTGAACAgctcttttccattatgaaacTGAGTAAAACTGAGTACTGCTCCCAGTTGAAGGACTCCCAGTGGGATTCTGTACTCCACATCGCGACGTGATGGAACACACTCCTGCAGGATCCCGTGGGCTGGAAGCCTAGAATCCTCTAGGCCCGAGGGGTTGCAAGATGAGAAAATGAGTTATTAAATATATCTGGTTTTCCGTTTTTTCCCACTTTGACTCGGAAATATCATTTGCAGTTATCATACCCGTTTGTATGACATTTTATGTTTCCCCATAGCCCAGTAAAAATCAAGAAAGTTTTATTGTATTTCTAGTAGTTGACTCTTCTTACGCCTGGCCTGTTTCACTCACTCACATACTAGCTTGACCCTTGTGGGCATTGGGTCTGCATCCCAAAGTTTAAATCAGTCCACAGAGAAACGGAGAGACAGATGCATATATGCACTGGGGGTATGTGTGCACACGCATCTATCTCCCCGCCACTGGCATGGAATTCCGTGTGACCTCACGTGTTCCCAAGTTGAAGGAGAATCAGTTAGAGACGTGTTCACATACTATCGTGTCCCTGCCTTAGCTGTCCCTGCCTCCACACGAACCTGGAAAGGTAGGACTTAAAATGGAAAATCCCAAAACAAATAACGTAGGTTTCCAAAACCTAAGTTGAGGTGTGggggcttttttaaaattttaacctttattttgaaatcatttccaATGTATAGAAAAGTCGCAGAAATGAAAAGAGCCGGAAGAACACTTAATGCCCTTTTGCCAGATTCtcatattattaacattttacccCGTTTTATCgtttgtttgctttctctccccctctctgtctcctgtgtgtgtgtgtacaacatTGCCTGTGTGTATAAATGACTGTATGATTATCTGtaataatgtatataaacttATGTGCATAGTttctttctgaaccatttgagggAAAGTTGCTTACCTCATTTATCCCTAAATACTTTAGGGAGTATTTTCTAAGAAGAGGGTTTCTATAGCCATGATTTAGTTACCAACTCCAGTAAATTGAACACTGATGCAATACTTTTGTCTGGTTTACCATTCATATTCCAGTTTTGTCAGTTGACCAAATAATGTCCTTTCCTTTATAGAATTTTTCCTCTGGAGGGTTGTCACTTAAAAACACATAGAtgcacctaaaactaacatgacactgtaaattaactatacttcaattgcaaaaaaaaaaaatcacacaaggTAACAAAAATTTATCAACTCAAAAAAAAGCATATAGATACAGATGCAGATACAGATACAGGTATAGATATAAAGTTAGAGATATCTGTGTTCTTAGTATCTATTAGTTGCTGGAATTAGTGACCGAAAATTGTGAATACTTTCCAGATTTAGAGGAATTAATCTGATCAGGGTACAAAAAGGTTGAAGATCCTACCTGATGACCCATTCAGGAAGCAGTGGAGGAAAAGGCATTGATAGAAATGAAGGGAAGCTGCCCGGGGGAGAGACcaacctctaggtggtcacctgGGCAGCGGACCCAGCCCCAGCTGGGGCCTGGATGTATGTCCTCAGACACAGGAATGACCCAACCTGGGCAGTTCCTGACCTTGGGAGGTAGACTGCAGGTCCAGCTGGGTCTGGCTGGCTCAGAGGCTCACTTCCTGGGAAGTGAATGAAGGATGGCCTGGTTCACAGCGGAAGTCAGGGGAGGCCAGCTGCTCTGCCAACACCTGAGCCGATGTTGACTCAACACGAGA
This region of Physeter macrocephalus isolate SW-GA chromosome 14, ASM283717v5, whole genome shotgun sequence genomic DNA includes:
- the LOC102986969 gene encoding general transcription factor II-I repeat domain-containing protein 2 isoform X2, encoding MAQVAMSTLPITNEESSESRMVVTFLVSALESMCKELAKSKAEVACIAMYETDVFVVGTEKGRAFINARTDLQKDFAKYCKALGTTAMVPVPYEKMLRDQAAVVVQGLPEGVPFQHPENYGLATLKWILENKAGISFLINRPFLGPVTQLGGPGVVTDAERSVTSPSESCAPINVKTEPMEDSGISTKATVMSVKKESEDPNYYEYSMQESHHSSASTEVIEMELPVEDSTQLVPSEMSEDPEAEVKIEGNTNSSSITNSAAGVEDLNIVQVTIPDNEKERLSSIEKIKQLREQVNDLFSRKFGEAIGVDFPVKVPYRKITFNPGCVVIDGMPPGVVFKAPGYLEISSMRRILDAAEFIKFTVIRPLPGLELSNVGKRKIDQEGRVFQEKWERAYFFVEVQNIPTCLICKQSMSVSKEYNLRRHYQTNHSRHYDQYTEKMRDEKLQELKKGLRKYLLGSSDTVCPEQKRVFANVSPRENPAVQPIEDVAGNLWEKLREKLRSFVAYSIAIDEITDINNTTQLAIFIRGVDENFDVSEELLDTVPMTGTKSGNEIFLRVEKSLKKFNIDWSKLVSVASTGTPAMVDANNGLVTKLKSKVAMACKGSDLKSVCCIIHPESLCAQKLKMDHIMSVVVNAVNWICSRGLNHSEFTTLLYELDSQYGSLLYYTEIKWLSRGLVLKRFFESLEEIDSFMSSRGKPLPQLSSQDWIKDLAFLVDMTMHLNTLNISLQGHSQIVTQMYDLIRAFLAKLCLWETHLARNNLAHFPTLKSVSRNESDGLSYIPKIVELKTEFQKRLSDFKLYESELTLFSSPFSVKIESVQEALQMEVIDLQCNTVLKTKYDKVGIPEFYKYLWSSYPKYKTHCAKILSMFGSTYICEQLFSIMKLSKTEYCSQLKDSQWDSVLHIAT
- the LOC102986969 gene encoding general transcription factor II-I repeat domain-containing protein 2 isoform X1: MAQVAMSTLPITNEESSESRMVVTFLVSALESMCKELAKSKAEVACIAMYETDVFVVGTEKGRAFINARTDLQKDFAKYCIAEGLQEVKPPGPANGMQIDSGETEILRKAVEDYFCFCYGKALGTTAMVPVPYEKMLRDQAAVVVQGLPEGVPFQHPENYGLATLKWILENKAGISFLINRPFLGPVTQLGGPGVVTDAERSVTSPSESCAPINVKTEPMEDSGISTKATVMSVKKESEDPNYYEYSMQESHHSSASTEVIEMELPVEDSTQLVPSEMSEDPEAEVKIEGNTNSSSITNSAAGVEDLNIVQVTIPDNEKERLSSIEKIKQLREQVNDLFSRKFGEAIGVDFPVKVPYRKITFNPGCVVIDGMPPGVVFKAPGYLEISSMRRILDAAEFIKFTVIRPLPGLELSNVGKRKIDQEGRVFQEKWERAYFFVEVQNIPTCLICKQSMSVSKEYNLRRHYQTNHSRHYDQYTEKMRDEKLQELKKGLRKYLLGSSDTVCPEQKRVFANVSPRENPAVQPIEDVAGNLWEKLREKLRSFVAYSIAIDEITDINNTTQLAIFIRGVDENFDVSEELLDTVPMTGTKSGNEIFLRVEKSLKKFNIDWSKLVSVASTGTPAMVDANNGLVTKLKSKVAMACKGSDLKSVCCIIHPESLCAQKLKMDHIMSVVVNAVNWICSRGLNHSEFTTLLYELDSQYGSLLYYTEIKWLSRGLVLKRFFESLEEIDSFMSSRGKPLPQLSSQDWIKDLAFLVDMTMHLNTLNISLQGHSQIVTQMYDLIRAFLAKLCLWETHLARNNLAHFPTLKSVSRNESDGLSYIPKIVELKTEFQKRLSDFKLYESELTLFSSPFSVKIESVQEALQMEVIDLQCNTVLKTKYDKVGIPEFYKYLWSSYPKYKTHCAKILSMFGSTYICEQLFSIMKLSKTEYCSQLKDSQWDSVLHIAT